The Armatimonadota bacterium genome contains the following window.
CGCCCGCCGCACCCAGATCGGGCTCAGCCACGCCATCTGCCCGTTGTCCTGGGCCACCCGCACGTAGTACCAATCGCAGTCGGTGGCCGGACGGTCGTCCTCGAACTGCGCTTCGAGCCGGTACTGCGATTCGGGGAGGGGATGATGGAACTTGAATCGCTCATCGCCCGCGCCGCGCAGGAACTCGACGCGCGACTCCCGCGCCAGCTCGCCCAGGGAGTAGGCCAGATGGCGTCCGTTGACGGTGACCCGCAGGCGCGTGCCCGGATCGCCGCCGACGGTGAAGACGATACTCTGATCGCCGCCCACGCGGTAGCGATTCGTGGTCCAACTGGCATCATATCCCCCCGTGCGGGAAACCCATACGCACTCGCTCGGGGTCAGGTGCTCGATGCGGTTGACGGCGGGCGGCGAGAAGCAGGGCGAGGCGGCCAGGATTTCCCCGTCCTCGATCCGCAGTTCCGCGGTCCAGTTGACATTGGTTCCGGCTCCCCCCCAGCCCCACCCCAACCGCACCTGGTAGCGGCCCGCCGCCCGCGGATACTCGCGATCGAGGGCCCCGCTCAGGCGCCGCAGAACCCGTCCGTTGCGGACCACCTCCACCTTATCCAGCGCGTCCAGGCCTTCGATCTTCAGGGAAATGGCGCGCCGCTCGCCGCCGGTGAACACGTCGCCCATAAGATGGCCGTCAACGGTGAATTCGGCCCGGATGCGGTCGCCGGTGACGGCGTAGGTGCGCCGCGCGCGAAACGCCTCGAACAGCGACTCGCGGGTGAGCTCGGAGGCGAAGCAGCCCACTAGGCCCAGGGGATAGGCCCCCGGGTAGGCGTTATGGCCGTCGGAGGAGGCGATAAACCCGAAGCACTTGCCCAGCGCCAATCCCGTCACCGCCGCGCCCCCGCTCGCCCGCGGGCCCATCCATGCCAGGTCCATGGGATAGGGGCCGTCATCCCGCTCGGAGCAGCCGTGCATGGAGAAGATCTCCGCCAGCGGCATCAGCTCCGGGTCATGGCGCTCCCAGTGGGTGCCGCGATGATCCACCGCATAGGCGGTATGGTGGGGTATGACGACGGCCCCCTGCGCGCGCGCGTAGGCCAGGAATTCATCCAGGGGGCCGCCGGTGTAAGGGTCGGGATCGTCCTGGAGGAAGTAAGCGTTGTAGTCGCCGTCCGCGCCCGCGCGTTCGAGCCCGGCGAAGGCGACGAACTCCCCGGACCGGTGGCTGCCGTTGACGGCGCGCAGGAGGCGAGGCCAATCGAACTCCTGGTTGTCGCAGTGCTCACCGGGAGCCCAGAAGTCGAGGTGGGTCGAGGCGATGTCCGCGGCGGTCTCGATTTCGCCGAAGATGGAGTCGCCGCAGAAGGTATGGGTGTGCATCTCACCCCAGAAGAGGCGATGCCCGCGGGCGGCGCCCAAGTCACCGGGTGTGCGAGCTACGTCCTGCACGTGCCATCCTCCTCAATGGGCGGCAATGGAGTTCGCCGCGACCGGATACGAGCGCGGTATGACGCGCCCCTACGTCTGTTGCGCCGCCGCCGCGATCAGCGCCACCACCAGCCGCCCGAGCACCTCGAATTCCGCCACTTCCATGCGCTCGCTCGGGCTGTGCGGATTGTCCATCGCGCAGCCGATGATGGCGGTGGGGATGCCGTGGGCATTGAAGATGTTGGCGTCGCTGCCGCCGCCGGTGGTGTCGAGCTTGATGCGCCGGCCGATGCGCTTCACCGCCGCCCGCGCCACCTGCAGCACCGGGCTGTCCGCGGCCAAGTCGAAGCGGCGATACTGCGGCTCGACCTCGATCTCGATGCTCGCGCCCGCCGTGCACGCCGCATCGTGGAAGCGCTGGAGCATGTGCTTGAGCTGGCGGTCGAGCTTGCGCTCATCGTGGCTGCGCGCCTCGCCTCGGATGCGCACCCGCTCGGGCACGACGTTGGTGGCGACGCCGCCCTCGATGACACCGATGTTGGCGGTGGTCTCCTCGTCAATGCGCCCCAGCCGCATGCCGGCGACGGCGCGCGCGGCGATGGCGATGGCATTGACGCCTTTCTCCGGCGCCACCCCGGCGTGCGCCGCGCGGCCGGTGATAACCACCGTCAACACGTCGTGGCTGGGCGCCCTGGTGACGACGCGCCCGACCCGGCCCCCGGAGTCGAAAGCATAGCCCAGGTCCGCACGCAGTTGGCTGCGCTCCAGCCCGCGCGCGCCGAGCAGGCCGGTCTCCTCGGCGACGGTGAAAACAATTTCCAGTGGGGGGTGCTCCAGGCCGTCCTCGCTCACGCACCGCAGCGCCTCCAGGATCGCCACCACGCCGACCTTGTCATCGGCGCCGAACGGCGCGTCGGTGGCGCTGATGACGTACTTGCCCGCCAGGCGCGGGGTCGGCTGCGCCTGGGGGACGGTGTCGAGGTGGGCATTGAGCAGCACCGTCGGCGCCCGGCGCGAGCCGGGAAGATGCACGATGATATTGCCGGTGTCGCCGCCGAAGGTCTTATGCGCGCGATCCTGGCGCGGGTGCAGATCGAGGGCGCGCAGCTTGCCCATGACCGCGATCGCCATCGCGCGCTCGCGCCGCACGGGACTGGGGATGCGCGCGAGCTCCATGAGCTCGGCCAGCATGCGCCGCCCACTAACCATGGTTCGCCTCCTCCAGGGCCGATGACCACGGA
Protein-coding sequences here:
- a CDS encoding DUF3604 domain-containing protein, producing the protein MQDVARTPGDLGAARGHRLFWGEMHTHTFCGDSIFGEIETAADIASTHLDFWAPGEHCDNQEFDWPRLLRAVNGSHRSGEFVAFAGLERAGADGDYNAYFLQDDPDPYTGGPLDEFLAYARAQGAVVIPHHTAYAVDHRGTHWERHDPELMPLAEIFSMHGCSERDDGPYPMDLAWMGPRASGGAAVTGLALGKCFGFIASSDGHNAYPGAYPLGLVGCFASELTRESLFEAFRARRTYAVTGDRIRAEFTVDGHLMGDVFTGGERRAISLKIEGLDALDKVEVVRNGRVLRRLSGALDREYPRAAGRYQVRLGWGWGGAGTNVNWTAELRIEDGEILAASPCFSPPAVNRIEHLTPSECVWVSRTGGYDASWTTNRYRVGGDQSIVFTVGGDPGTRLRVTVNGRHLAYSLGELARESRVEFLRGAGDERFKFHHPLPESQYRLEAQFEDDRPATDCDWYYVRVAQDNGQMAWLSPIWVRRA
- a CDS encoding M20/M25/M40 family metallo-hydrolase, producing the protein MVSGRRMLAELMELARIPSPVRRERAMAIAVMGKLRALDLHPRQDRAHKTFGGDTGNIIVHLPGSRRAPTVLLNAHLDTVPQAQPTPRLAGKYVISATDAPFGADDKVGVVAILEALRCVSEDGLEHPPLEIVFTVAEETGLLGARGLERSQLRADLGYAFDSGGRVGRVVTRAPSHDVLTVVITGRAAHAGVAPEKGVNAIAIAARAVAGMRLGRIDEETTANIGVIEGGVATNVVPERVRIRGEARSHDERKLDRQLKHMLQRFHDAACTAGASIEIEVEPQYRRFDLAADSPVLQVARAAVKRIGRRIKLDTTGGGSDANIFNAHGIPTAIIGCAMDNPHSPSERMEVAEFEVLGRLVVALIAAAAQQT